A genome region from Alistipes dispar includes the following:
- a CDS encoding glycosyltransferase family 2 protein: MNKVLSIIIPTYNMEDYLRQCLDSLIIADDLMQQLEVLVINDGSKDQSSAIAHEYSRKHPSTIFVIDKENGNYGSCINRGLKEATGKFIKILDADDSFDSAALAEFINQLRDTNADLVITNFSVVDSEGRTQQEVKYLLGESIFDISAYKEKALEMHAITYRKNILDSMEYRQSEGISYTDTEWAILPMTVVNDVKFFNLRLYKYLCGRSGQTVEKDTLAKRSHQLIHIMNGILTKLSSQDIKPNSQTYFDIVIPQKLNYVYSIVLLKGNEWQRRELKKTDLFLKANFSEYYNFLDAVKYSFIPVRFIHLWRNNRLIYGLFIRIVLILRKGLLPKEV, from the coding sequence ATGAATAAGGTTTTAAGTATTATTATTCCGACGTATAATATGGAGGATTATCTCAGGCAATGTTTAGATTCACTAATCATTGCAGATGATCTGATGCAACAACTTGAAGTGTTGGTTATCAATGATGGATCAAAAGATCAATCCTCTGCCATTGCACACGAATACAGTCGGAAGCATCCTTCGACCATATTTGTAATAGATAAGGAAAACGGAAATTATGGGTCTTGTATCAACAGGGGGTTGAAAGAAGCGACAGGAAAATTCATAAAGATATTGGATGCGGACGATAGTTTTGACAGTGCGGCATTGGCCGAATTTATTAACCAGTTGAGAGATACAAACGCTGATTTGGTCATTACGAATTTCAGCGTGGTAGATTCGGAAGGAAGAACACAGCAGGAAGTGAAATATCTGTTGGGAGAAAGCATTTTCGATATATCTGCGTACAAGGAAAAGGCTTTGGAAATGCATGCCATCACTTACAGAAAGAACATCCTCGACAGTATGGAATATAGGCAGTCGGAAGGTATATCCTATACGGATACGGAATGGGCTATCCTGCCTATGACAGTTGTAAATGACGTAAAATTCTTCAACTTGAGGCTATATAAATACTTGTGTGGCAGAAGTGGACAAACAGTAGAAAAAGATACATTGGCCAAGAGAAGCCATCAACTGATTCACATAATGAATGGGATTCTTACAAAGTTGTCATCACAGGATATCAAACCCAACTCACAAACGTATTTTGACATAGTAATACCTCAAAAATTGAATTATGTATATAGCATAGTATTGCTGAAAGGGAACGAATGGCAGAGGCGGGAATTAAAAAAAACAGACCTGTTCCTTAAAGCCAATTTTAGTGAATACTATAACTTCTTAGATGCTGTAAAATACAGCTTTATACCTGTCAGATTTATTCATCTATGGAGGAATAATCGTTTAATATATGGCTTGTTTATAAGGATTGTCCTCATATTAAGAAAAGGTTTGTTGCCGAAAGAAGTGTAA
- the wzy gene encoding oligosaccharide repeat unit polymerase, with protein MNSAVDTSKGKLLIFFPLFYNTVNLLYCLYSGCFTGDYLGITVNNYNLLFVTYVCSFIPQIVLWEIYKWHKKRQAMHPSHGIQINLSFLRLFVYFIFFWHISVSLLFGVNQLGEDAYQAPSFIKVFIQIFNRFPPNLIGAFYIALCGNKRFSEFLKIALLMVVFGLVKKSISSPVFIFYIALIFYGDRLLPWFKRRIFLIAFISLLSPYVIRSIYSLRDSLRGTEGIELSSEQLVFGKLFGRLSSLSNSGFIVENLFYFASQAQELDYFYYQKQSLSGVLGMSFAPPLSPEKVLFNSLGDGDPNVSYMCGVMGNMTLSFLRSPSLLLINFVSFVLLLWLTFYLIGRMRIPWAFELALVFQISPVMSGVANECAFVPVALCLFLLLNIVVNSCFIKKRRNEENIIYS; from the coding sequence GTGAACTCCGCTGTCGATACTTCCAAAGGTAAATTGTTGATTTTCTTTCCGTTATTCTATAATACGGTCAATTTGCTGTATTGTTTATATTCTGGGTGCTTCACTGGAGATTATTTAGGAATAACGGTCAATAACTACAATTTGTTGTTTGTCACTTATGTATGTTCGTTTATTCCTCAAATAGTGTTATGGGAAATTTATAAGTGGCATAAGAAAAGGCAGGCAATGCATCCTTCTCATGGTATACAGATTAATTTGTCTTTTCTCAGGTTATTTGTTTATTTCATCTTTTTCTGGCACATCTCCGTATCCTTGTTGTTCGGAGTCAATCAATTAGGGGAAGATGCTTATCAGGCACCGTCTTTTATTAAGGTGTTCATTCAGATTTTCAACAGATTCCCTCCCAACTTGATCGGCGCGTTTTATATTGCGTTATGCGGGAATAAACGGTTTTCGGAATTCCTTAAGATAGCACTGCTAATGGTTGTCTTTGGCTTAGTGAAGAAATCGATATCTTCACCGGTATTCATTTTCTATATTGCTTTGATTTTTTATGGAGACCGCCTCCTTCCGTGGTTCAAGAGGCGTATTTTTCTGATAGCTTTTATTTCGTTATTAAGTCCTTATGTGATAAGATCCATCTATTCACTCCGTGATTCACTGCGCGGTACGGAAGGAATCGAATTATCTTCTGAACAATTGGTATTCGGAAAACTCTTTGGCCGTTTGTCAAGTTTATCCAACTCGGGATTTATTGTGGAAAACTTGTTTTATTTTGCTTCGCAGGCTCAAGAACTTGATTATTTCTATTACCAGAAACAATCTTTGTCGGGGGTGTTAGGGATGTCTTTTGCTCCGCCTTTGTCGCCAGAAAAAGTTTTGTTTAATTCTTTGGGCGATGGAGATCCGAATGTTTCTTATATGTGTGGTGTGATGGGGAATATGACATTGTCATTTTTAAGGTCCCCATCTCTGCTGTTGATAAATTTTGTATCATTTGTTCTATTGTTATGGTTGACTTTTTATTTGATAGGTAGAATGCGGATACCTTGGGCTTTCGAACTTGCTTTGGTATTTCAAATATCTCCAGTGATGAGTGGAGTGGCCAATGAATGTGCTTTCGTCCCCGTTGCATTATGCCTCTTTTTATTATTAAACATAGTAGTGAACAGTTGTTTTATCAAAAAAAGGAGAAATGAGGAGAATATTATTTATTCTTAA
- a CDS encoding glycosyltransferase family 4 protein: MRRILFILKGLPYPIDRDGLSVINYRLLKMASEDYWFDIISLSEESKETILGTRGISNRIARIMVLPDKISDSSSGRIFRLVARLFGKGTLPYDKLLREQERNYDLIYICTPPSALYLSMFNCTTPMFVNAVDSFSMLNFRFYKQHRTIARFIKYVMYRSVERRCFAYSDVINFVSSVDADYSKNLLDRKKIIVIPNGVDYAYFNSGNAVEREENALLFVGNYKNISNVTGIEYFVNKIYPLIKKRTPHLKLYIVGPYACFDFKDDDVIVTGYVEDLREYYRRCTVFIAPLLTGSGIKNKILEAMAAGIPIVSSSVGVDGIHVENGRHLLIVDGINQWCDEIVELLHSIPKREKLAINAQNYVKSNYAWNGAVSQYFQQFSSLIERK, from the coding sequence ATGAGGAGAATATTATTTATTCTTAAAGGGTTGCCCTATCCGATAGACAGGGATGGATTGAGCGTGATCAATTACAGGCTGTTGAAAATGGCATCCGAGGATTACTGGTTTGATATAATTTCTTTATCAGAGGAGAGTAAGGAAACCATTTTGGGCACTCGGGGAATAAGTAATCGGATAGCACGAATAATGGTGTTGCCGGATAAAATATCGGATTCTTCTTCAGGAAGAATTTTCAGATTGGTTGCACGACTATTCGGAAAAGGAACACTGCCTTATGATAAATTACTTCGTGAGCAGGAAAGGAATTATGATTTGATATATATCTGTACGCCTCCCTCTGCTCTTTATTTGTCTATGTTCAACTGCACGACTCCAATGTTTGTGAATGCGGTAGATTCGTTTTCCATGCTTAATTTCCGTTTTTATAAACAGCATAGAACTATTGCAAGGTTTATTAAATATGTGATGTACAGGAGTGTGGAACGGCGATGCTTTGCATATTCTGATGTGATAAATTTTGTTTCGTCTGTCGATGCCGACTATTCAAAGAACCTCTTAGACAGAAAGAAAATAATTGTCATACCTAATGGAGTGGACTATGCATACTTTAATTCTGGAAATGCAGTAGAACGGGAAGAGAATGCCTTACTTTTTGTCGGAAATTATAAAAACATTTCTAATGTAACGGGAATAGAGTATTTTGTGAATAAGATATATCCGTTAATAAAAAAAAGAACACCCCATTTAAAATTATATATTGTAGGACCTTATGCCTGTTTTGATTTTAAAGACGACGACGTTATTGTGACCGGTTATGTAGAAGACTTGAGAGAGTATTATCGCCGTTGCACGGTGTTTATCGCTCCGTTACTTACGGGAAGCGGAATAAAAAATAAAATTCTAGAGGCGATGGCGGCAGGTATACCAATAGTGTCTTCTTCTGTAGGAGTCGATGGCATTCATGTAGAAAACGGTCGGCATCTGTTGATAGTCGATGGCATAAATCAATGGTGTGATGAGATTGTCGAGTTATTGCATAGTATCCCAAAAAGGGAAAAATTGGCAATAAATGCGCAAAATTACGTGAAGAGTAATTATGCTTGGAATGGAGCAGTATCGCAATATTTTCAACAATTCTCTTCATTGATAGAACGAAAGTAA
- a CDS encoding glycosyltransferase family 4 protein, translating into MDNLKQIKSKYKLLGTYAYITRRKGLGQIIQALSYMKNYAFVIIGEGPDIANLKQKAQNLCVHDRVLFFPYQKNPCNYLPYFDVYVMPSYSEGFGMAMVEAALAGKAIVCSDISSFHEIFNENEVRFFTLDNTDSLQQAIHSAYINREKLGKAAYIKANNEFTAQKMAENHKKYYDNLLYNSNK; encoded by the coding sequence GTGGATAACCTAAAGCAAATAAAATCAAAATACAAATTATTGGGGACTTATGCTTATATCACTCGTAGGAAAGGTTTGGGACAGATTATTCAAGCCCTTTCTTACATGAAAAATTACGCCTTTGTTATAATCGGCGAAGGGCCAGATATTGCGAATTTGAAACAGAAAGCCCAAAACTTGTGCGTTCATGATAGAGTGCTATTTTTCCCTTACCAAAAGAATCCGTGCAATTATTTACCTTATTTTGATGTATATGTGATGCCTTCTTACTCCGAAGGGTTCGGAATGGCAATGGTGGAAGCTGCCTTGGCAGGAAAAGCCATCGTGTGTTCGGATATATCTTCTTTCCATGAAATATTCAATGAGAATGAAGTTCGTTTCTTCACCCTTGACAATACCGATTCTCTGCAACAAGCAATCCACTCAGCTTATATCAATCGGGAAAAACTGGGGAAAGCCGCTTACATCAAGGCAAACAATGAGTTCACTGCACAGAAAATGGCGGAAAATCATAAAAAATACTACGATAACCTGCTGTATAACTCGAATAAATAA
- a CDS encoding NAD-dependent epimerase/dehydratase family protein, with translation MIDDFTRTVKILVTGGSGFIGSNLLQSLSRNSDYDLLNIDIAMIDRPEFQPVTTICDIEDRMKLERIITDFNPNYIIHLAARTDLNGKKLSDYSSNIEGVRNIVEIASQLSCLKKILITSSMLVCKPGYQPVSNDDYCPHTLYGKSKVLTEQIARSIPLKCQWAFLRPTSIWGPGFKAPYRNFFDMVANRRYFHIGNRACTKTYGYIGNTVYQIERILFHTDTTTNGEVYYLGDPPLNIEKWANHISEQMGVRIHRVPFSLIKIAGWIGDGLKMLGISFPMTSFRLKNMTTNNILDLSKTFQIAPNPPYSELEGIKRTIEWLRTSNKN, from the coding sequence ATGATAGATGATTTTACAAGAACCGTTAAAATACTCGTTACCGGAGGTAGCGGATTCATCGGTTCGAACTTGTTGCAATCTTTGTCTCGGAATTCCGATTACGATCTTCTGAATATAGATATAGCTATGATTGATCGACCGGAATTTCAACCTGTCACCACGATTTGTGATATCGAGGATCGGATGAAATTAGAACGTATTATTACGGATTTCAATCCTAACTATATTATTCATTTGGCTGCAAGGACCGATTTGAATGGAAAAAAATTATCAGATTACTCCTCGAATATTGAGGGCGTACGAAATATCGTAGAGATAGCCAGTCAGCTATCCTGTTTAAAAAAGATTCTGATCACCTCCTCCATGTTGGTTTGCAAGCCCGGATACCAACCTGTTTCTAACGATGACTATTGTCCGCATACTCTTTATGGAAAAAGCAAAGTTCTCACTGAACAGATTGCCAGATCTATTCCGCTCAAATGTCAATGGGCCTTTTTAAGACCTACGTCAATATGGGGACCCGGATTCAAAGCTCCGTATCGTAATTTCTTCGATATGGTTGCTAATCGCAGATATTTCCATATTGGGAATAGGGCGTGTACGAAAACATATGGGTATATAGGTAATACCGTCTATCAAATTGAACGAATTCTGTTTCACACTGATACAACGACTAATGGTGAGGTATATTATTTGGGTGATCCTCCATTAAATATTGAAAAGTGGGCCAATCATATATCCGAACAAATGGGAGTAAGGATTCATCGGGTACCTTTTTCTTTAATTAAAATAGCCGGATGGATCGGTGACGGTCTTAAAATGCTGGGCATATCATTTCCGATGACAAGTTTTAGATTGAAAAATATGACTACAAACAATATTCTTGACTTAAGCAAAACTTTTCAGATAGCTCCTAATCCTCCGTATTCGGAACTTGAAGGTATTAAAAGGACCATAGAGTGGTTGCGGACATCTAATAAAAATTAG
- a CDS encoding glycosyltransferase family 2 protein, translating to MTISIITVTYNSGTTVRDTFESVLSQIFKNIEYIVIDGGSTDDTLKIIREYESRFEGRMRWISERDRGLYDAMNKGIAMATGDVVGILNSDDFYTAPDVLTSVAATLENKTIDAVYGDIHFVRPDNLSRCVRYYSSNIFRPWLMRLGFIPAHPSFYCRKSLYNRYGTFNIDYKIAADFEILLRLIYVHRIHAKYLKKDFVTMRMGGISTNGMASHRLIMRDQLRALRENGVYSNAAILSLRYIYKICELLNSKLKYFFI from the coding sequence ATGACCATCTCCATCATCACCGTTACATATAATAGCGGTACGACGGTTCGTGATACGTTTGAGAGTGTATTATCTCAGATTTTCAAAAACATAGAATATATCGTCATCGACGGAGGCTCGACGGACGACACGTTGAAGATCATCCGAGAGTATGAATCGCGTTTTGAGGGGCGAATGCGGTGGATTTCAGAGCGTGACCGCGGGCTGTACGATGCCATGAACAAAGGCATAGCGATGGCTACAGGAGATGTAGTTGGCATTCTCAATTCGGACGATTTTTATACTGCACCGGATGTGCTAACTTCGGTTGCAGCAACATTGGAAAATAAAACAATCGATGCCGTATATGGAGATATTCACTTCGTGCGTCCCGACAATCTGAGCAGATGTGTACGCTACTATTCCTCAAACATCTTTCGACCGTGGTTGATGCGTCTGGGCTTTATACCAGCCCATCCTTCTTTCTATTGCAGAAAAAGCCTCTATAATCGTTACGGAACATTCAACATAGACTATAAGATCGCTGCCGATTTCGAAATTCTATTGCGTTTAATTTATGTGCATCGTATCCATGCCAAATACCTCAAAAAAGATTTTGTGACAATGCGCATGGGAGGTATTTCGACCAATGGTATGGCGAGTCATCGACTGATTATGCGGGATCAGTTGCGAGCCCTTCGCGAAAACGGGGTTTACAGTAATGCTGCAATCCTCTCACTCAGATATATCTACAAAATATGTGAACTATTGAATTCCAAACTGAAATATTTCTTTATATAA
- the gmd gene encoding GDP-mannose 4,6-dehydratase: MKTALITGITGQDGSYLAEFLLEKGYNVHGTIRRSSVDYRERIAHLEGLPYFHLHYADLGDSMSLLQVVGKVRPDEIYNLAAQSHVQVSFDSPEFTADVDATGVLRVLEAVRQCGLTKTCRIYQASTSELYGKVEEVPQNEDTPFHPYSPYAVAKLYGYWIVKEYREAYGMFCCSGILFNHESERRGETFVTRKITLAAARIAQGKQEKVYLGNLSSLRDWGYAKDYVMCMWLILQNDKPEDFVIATGEQHSVREFCQLAFHYAGIELEFKGEGLDEKGYDKATGKVLVEVSEDFYRPTDVVNLWGDPTKAKTHLGWNPTKTTFKELVKLMVKADMARVAVERAGEHIYTNLEEYLEKGIVK, translated from the coding sequence ATGAAAACAGCCTTAATCACGGGGATTACAGGCCAGGACGGTTCGTATCTGGCAGAATTTTTATTGGAGAAGGGATATAATGTCCACGGCACGATTCGTCGTTCTTCGGTGGACTACCGTGAACGTATCGCACATTTGGAAGGCCTCCCTTATTTCCATTTGCATTATGCCGACCTTGGCGACTCGATGTCGTTGTTGCAGGTCGTTGGTAAAGTGCGTCCCGATGAGATCTATAACCTTGCGGCGCAAAGCCACGTGCAGGTGTCGTTCGATTCACCGGAGTTCACAGCGGACGTAGACGCTACGGGTGTGCTGCGTGTATTGGAGGCTGTGCGCCAATGCGGACTGACGAAAACTTGTCGTATCTACCAGGCTTCGACCTCGGAGCTCTACGGCAAGGTCGAAGAAGTACCGCAGAATGAGGATACACCCTTCCATCCCTATTCGCCCTACGCCGTTGCAAAATTATATGGTTACTGGATTGTGAAGGAGTACCGTGAAGCCTACGGAATGTTCTGTTGCTCGGGCATTCTCTTCAACCATGAGTCGGAGCGTCGCGGGGAAACTTTCGTGACGCGCAAGATTACCCTTGCAGCGGCACGTATCGCACAAGGCAAGCAAGAGAAGGTTTATTTAGGTAACCTCTCGTCGTTGCGCGATTGGGGCTATGCGAAAGATTATGTGATGTGCATGTGGCTAATCCTTCAGAATGACAAACCCGAAGATTTCGTTATTGCCACGGGCGAACAGCATTCTGTGCGTGAATTCTGTCAGTTGGCATTCCACTATGCGGGCATCGAACTTGAATTCAAGGGCGAGGGACTCGACGAAAAAGGCTATGACAAAGCGACGGGCAAAGTACTCGTGGAAGTGTCGGAAGACTTCTACCGTCCGACAGACGTAGTGAATTTGTGGGGCGACCCAACGAAGGCGAAAACGCATCTGGGTTGGAACCCGACGAAAACGACTTTCAAGGAACTGGTGAAGCTGATGGTCAAGGCCGATATGGCGAGAGTTGCCGTGGAACGGGCAGGCGAACACATCTACACGAACCTCGAAGAATACCTCGAAAAAGGAATTGTAAAATAA
- a CDS encoding GDP-L-fucose synthase family protein, which translates to MMDKNAKIYVAGHRGMVGSAIVRELKRQGYTNIVIRTHRELDLTDQLSVDRFFAKEQPEYVFLAAAKVGGIIANSSALADFMYENMMLEMNVIHAAWRNRCKKLEFLGSSCIYPRLAPQPIPESCLLTSALEPTNEAYALAKISGLKYCEYLNRQYGTDYISVMPTNLYGPNDNYHPTHSHVLPALIRRFHEAKRSGARSVTCWGDGTPLREFLYVDDLANLCVFLMNSYSGNETVNAGTGKEVTIKELTELVANVVGYEGTIEWDTTKPNGTPRKLLDISKATALGWTYKTELEEGIRLSYEDFRNNPMRVER; encoded by the coding sequence ATAATGGATAAAAATGCAAAAATTTATGTGGCAGGCCACCGGGGAATGGTAGGATCGGCCATCGTACGAGAGCTGAAACGCCAGGGTTACACAAACATAGTCATCCGTACGCATCGGGAACTCGATTTGACCGATCAGCTGTCTGTGGACCGTTTCTTCGCTAAGGAACAGCCTGAATATGTCTTTTTGGCGGCGGCGAAAGTGGGAGGTATCATCGCTAATTCATCGGCATTGGCGGATTTCATGTATGAGAACATGATGCTGGAAATGAACGTGATTCATGCGGCATGGCGCAACAGATGCAAGAAATTGGAGTTTTTGGGATCATCATGCATCTACCCGCGTCTGGCACCGCAGCCGATACCGGAGAGTTGTCTGCTAACTTCGGCACTGGAGCCAACGAACGAGGCTTATGCGCTTGCGAAAATTTCGGGACTGAAGTATTGCGAATACCTGAATCGTCAGTATGGTACGGATTATATCTCGGTGATGCCGACAAATCTCTACGGACCAAACGACAACTATCACCCGACACACAGTCATGTACTGCCGGCCCTGATTCGCCGCTTTCATGAGGCAAAGAGGTCTGGTGCAAGAAGCGTTACCTGTTGGGGCGACGGAACTCCGTTGCGCGAATTTCTCTATGTGGACGATCTTGCGAATCTGTGCGTCTTTCTGATGAACAGTTATTCAGGGAACGAAACGGTGAACGCCGGAACGGGCAAGGAGGTTACCATCAAAGAATTGACCGAACTTGTGGCGAATGTCGTAGGCTATGAGGGAACGATCGAGTGGGATACGACGAAACCTAACGGTACGCCGCGCAAACTGCTCGATATTTCGAAAGCCACAGCATTAGGCTGGACCTATAAAACGGAGTTGGAGGAGGGCATCCGGTTGTCGTATGAGGATTTCCGGAACAATCCCATGCGTGTCGAGCGCTGA